The Leadbetterella byssophila DSM 17132 DNA window AGATGCTCCTCACTTTTTCGGATATGGTAAGCTAGTATAGGTCTGCCATTTTCCAGTTGGATTTCCTGCTTGGAATAATGAACGGGAGGATAGATGAATTTGGCGAAACTTCTTTCCATGACAAAAGCATCTTCATCCGGAAATTTTAAGCCGGATAGTTCTCCATTATCAGCTACACCCAGAAGTAAGGTGCCACCCTGAGTATTTGCAAATGCCACTACTTCTCTCATGATTTTATCCGGGTGGGTAGACTTTAACTTAAACTCTAATTTGCTTCCTTCCCCTTCTTTCACGAGTTTTTTGAGGTCCTTTAATTCTAACATAACAAACCCGACTAATACTCTAATTTACGGCAAACTGCTCTAAATGGAAATACTTTTTTGAGCAAAAAAAAGCACCTCAATGAGGTGCTTAATATTCGTCTTCGTTGAAGAAGAAATCTTCTTTCGTAGGATAATCCGGCCAGATCTCCTCTATATTCTCATACGGTTGCCCGTCATCTTCCAATTCGGATAAGTTTTCTATTACCTCATTAGGGGCCCCCGATCTTATCGAGAAGTCAATTAATTCATCTTTCGTTGCTGGCCATGGGGCATCTTCTAAGTAGGATACAAGTTCTAGTGTCCAGTACATAATCCCATTGAGTTTAAGTTAATAAAATTAATCGGCTGCAAAAGTAAAAAAAACTTTTATCTAAAAACGTTTTACGTAAAAAAAATTGCTTTCTTGAACTACATTATTTTGGTAGGTTATTTATCGCACTTTTTTTCAGGAACTTAACGCTTACATGACTTTTGTAATATGGGAAAAAAATTAGAGATCTGTTGTTATAGCGTACTTTCTTGCACTTATGCTGAGAGGGGAGGTGCAGACCGTATAGAACTCTGTGCCGGTAGACCGGAAGGAGGAACCACACCTTCATGGGGTACTGTAAAATCAGCATTGGAAGCAGTTAATATTCCCATCTATGTTATGATTAGGCTTAGGGGAGGAGATTTTTGTTTCAATGCCTATGAAAGGGCTGCTATGCTAGAGGATATCTACAGTCTTAAGCGTTTGAAGCCAGGTGGGTTTGTTATAGGAGCATTAAAACCTAATGGTACTATAGACTGGGAGGTAATTGATGAGCAATTGGAGGCAATAGGGGATTTTCCGGTGACCTTTCATAGGGCTTTTGATATGTGCATTAATCCGGAAGAAGCTTTAGAAGGCTTAGTAGAACGAGGGGTTCAAAACATACTGACTTCAGGCTTACATCAACACGCTATAGAGGGATTAATAGAACTGCGGAGATTTGTGGATCTAGCTGCTGGCAGAATTAATATTATGGCAGGAAGCGGTGTCAAGCCGGGAAATATTCTTCAAATTGCAGTAACCGGCGCGCATGCTTTTCACTTTTCAGCTACGGAGATTTTACAAAGTCCCATGTCATTTAGAAATCCTAGGATTAATATGGGGGCAAAAGTGGATGAATTTCTCCTATATGAAGCTGATTTGGAGCAAATAAAACATGCGAAAAGCCTTATTGAAACAATATAATCAAACTGACCGTGTGGGTTCTCAGGCTTTTTACATCCTGTAAATACGCCACACTATTGTTTTTACGAATCATATTAAACAAGCCGTGTGAAAAGTGAAGTTCAGGTGTTACTTTGAAGTAAGGCCTGAATATCTCTAAACCCGCTCCATATTCTAGCATTAAATCATTCGTTCTCAAAGAGGAATTAAAGACAGAGCGTTTGGAGCCTTTTCTACCTACTGTGTTTGTCTCAAAAGCCCATCTAGTGCCTCCAAATACATACATGCGGGTGTTAAGTCGCCTTTCCGACTTATACTTAAGATGTACAGGGACTTCTAACCAGGCCTTATCTACTTGCTCGTCTTTTTGGTATTGGTCATTATCACCTTTGATATAATTGATTTCCCTCTTTTGAATAGTAATATTTAAAGGAGAGAATCTAAGGTCAAAGTAGTCATTGATGTAATAGTTGATCATTGCCCCCGCTCTGATAGCCGTGGTATTTGGGGAGTTAATAGCATAAATAGCCTGAGAAGTTCCATCCGCTTGCTGTATAAAGCTGGATCTATATTTGGTGATATAGTGCGTACTTCCAAACCCAATATAATAACCAAACCTTAAAGGTTTAGCATCGTAATTGGGTTGATGTTTGGTTTTTACCTGCGCTGATGCCCACCCTAGGGAGAGGAGGCAAAGACACATTATTTTTTTCCAAGGTACACTGAACATATGCCAAAAGTAAGCGGAATGGCCTTTACATCTCTAAATCCAGCTTCTCTATACACCTTTAGAAAATCCTCTCCATCAGGGAATGCTTTGACAGATTCAGGTAAATAGGTGTACGCAGAGCTATCTTTGGATACCAATCTTCCAATTAATGGAAGTATTTTGGTAGAATAAAACCAATACGCTTGTTTAAATAGATAATTTCTGGGTTTTGAGAACTCTACAACCATACAGGTTCCTCCCGGTTTAAGTACCCGGTTCATGTCTGTCAACCCTTTTAATAGGTTTTCAAAGTTCCTTACTCCGAACGAAACGATGACCGTATCAAAGGTATTGTCAGGGAATAGTAATTTTTCAGAATCGCCTAGTTGTAATTCAATCTTTTCCTCTAATCCCAACTTTTGGATCTTCACCCTTCCTGCATCTAGCATACCCTGGGATATGTCTACTCCAATGATCTTTTCAGGTTTAAGAATCTTATTCGCTTCTATTGCCAAATCACCTGTGCCAGTAGCAATATCCAGTATGAGTTGGTTATTTCCCCCTTTTAACATTGACAATGCCTTCTTCCTCCAATAGATGTCTATTCCACCACTTAAGATTCGGTTTAGAAGGTCATATTTTCCCGCCACATTGTCAAACATGGTAGTTACCTGTTCTTTTTTTGAACCGGGGGCTTCTTTATAAGGTAAAACCTCACTCATCTTACTAGACTTTTATTTATTCTTTTGATTAATCCCGGGCCTTCATAGATGAATCCGGAATAGACTTGGATCAAACTAGCTCCTGCTGAGAATTTTTCCTCTGCATCTTCAGGGGTATGGATTCCTCCTACTCCAATGACAGGAATTTCGCTCTTACCTTTGATATAACGAATTACTTCTGTAGAACGTTCTTTGAGGGGCTTACCTGATAAACCTCCTGCTCCTATTTCTTCTACATTTTTGCTCTTTAAATTTGCTCTGGACAGGGTAGTGTTCGTTGCAATGATTCCGGCTATTCCTGATTCCTGAATGATTTCTATGATGTCGTCCAACTGCTCATAGCTTAGATCCGGTGCAATCTTTAAAAAGATTGGTTTTCCGTTTGGACCATTCTCTTTCTGTAGAGCGTTCAAAATTTCAAGGAGGGGGCCTTTTTCCTGTAATTCTCTTAATCCGGGTGTATTTGGAGAAGAAACATTGACAACAAAGTAATCTACCCAGTTTCTTAATGCTTTAAATGTGATCAGGTAATCCCTTACTGCTAATGAGTTATCCGTAATCTTATTTTTACCTAGGTTTCCACCTACAACTATTGAAGATTTTCTCTTTTTAAGGTTCTCTACCAAAGCGTCAATCCCATCATTATTAAAACCCATTCTATTGATCAATGCCTGATCCGGTTTTAAGCGGAATAATCTTGGTTTTGGATTGCCATCCTGGGCTTTGGGCGTAACAGTACCCACTTCCACAAACCCGAATCCCAAAGTGGCTAATTCATCTATCCATCTTCCATTCTTATCGAAGCCTGCAGCAAGACCTACAGGATTCTTAAATTTTATTCCGGCAAATTCGGTCTCTAAACTAGGGTGACTATAGTCGAAAAGTAGTCGCAGAATAGCTTTACCTCCCGGTAGCCTATAGATGGTTCTAAGGCATCCCATGGTGAAGTAGTGTATAAATTCTGGATCGAATTTAGAAAGAATGGGGAAGATGAGGTGCTTGTACAACTTTAGAAAATTTTCGCAAAATTACAGTATTTCTTAGCTTTGACAAATCAATCCTCCTCTTGATCAGGTATAGTGATGGATGGTAAATAGATTTTATACCTCACAGCCCATATTCGTAATGCCACAATAATCCCTATACAGATAAAGGTATTTAACTCTGAATTTAAACCTAGTTTCTTATTGAAGAAGTAAACAGCTGCCCCTATTATACATGCCGTGGCATATAATTCTTTTCTGAAAATTAATGGAACATGATTGAGTAATACGTCTCGCAAGACCCCACCAAAGCATGCTGTGATGGTTCCTAAGGTAATACAGATAGGAATATTAAATCCTTTAGCTTCTGCAATTTCAGCTCCTGCGATAGTAAATAGCCCTATGCCTAATGCATCAAATAAGAACAAGGTGGTGCTTAACTTATTCAGGTATTTATAAAAGAATAAGGTCAGCAGAGAGGTGATTAAAATGATCAGTAATATGAAGTCACTTGACAGCCATCCCACCGGCAAATTGCCTATTAATATGTCACGAAGTGTCCCCCCGCCGATGGAGGTAACAAATGCGATAACCAAGACCCCGAAAGCGTCGAGCTTTTTGCTCATAGCCATGGTGGCTCCAGAGATGGCAAAGGCAAACGTGCCCAGTACGTTGATGATTTTGAGTAAGTCAATTTCCGGCATAATGTGACAATTTACGAAGTCCTAATAGCTCGATAAAAACTTGGACACAAAACTAAGTTAACAATTAATTAGATTTGTGTATGTCAAAACATCGAAAAACATGGAGTTTGGAGGAGAAAGAGAAGATTGTACTTCATTCTATCCAGCACGGCGTAAGTTATTCATCGCGAGAATTTGGGGTTTCTACTGTGAGTATTTATAATTGGAAAGAGAAATTTGAGAAGTTAGGCAAAAGTGGCTTGGAAGCAGGAGCAATGACAGATGCCGAGCGTGAACTCAAACAATTACGTCGTGAAAACGAAGCTCTAAAAAGGATAGTTGCTGAAAAAGAGTTAGCTATTCAAATTAAAGATTCCCTTTTAAAAAAAAGTCAATCTCTAAAGAAATAAAAATCCAGGTAGTTGACGAATTTCTAGAGCAAGGGAGGCCTAAATATCTAGTATTAAAGCATGTAGATTTACCTCGAAGCAGCTACTATTACATTTCTACAGGTACAAAACCGGGGAAAAGGGCCTCAGGTTATGTATATGATATGGAAAATAATAGGTTTGATATGGATTATATTTTACAAGAAACTAAAACACTTCTGGAGGGCGAATTTGTGGATTATGGGTATTATAAAACCTACCGCTATTTAAACCAAGAAAAGGGATTGAGAATTGGGGCTTATAGAACCTATAAGCTCATGAAGGAAAACAATTTATTAAAATTTCAACGCAGTAATACCAAGAGAATAAGTAGGAACTGGGTAAAAGAACTCGTTCCCATTGTACAAAGAGAATTTGCATTCCTAGAATTTGATATTAAATATGTATATATCCAAGGAAAACGCACAAA harbors:
- a CDS encoding AlbA family DNA-binding domain-containing protein, encoding MLELKDLKKLVKEGEGSKLEFKLKSTHPDKIMREVVAFANTQGGTLLLGVADNGELSGLKFPDEDAFVMERSFAKFIYPPVHYSKQEIQLENGRPILAYHIRKSEEHLIYFNPTGDSSDRKVYVRNADRSIQASKEVREILKERLKEKNYRFHYGEKEEILMKYLDQHGKITVNMFSKVADIPLKQASKTLILLVLARVLQVFANESEDQFALA
- a CDS encoding DUF2795 domain-containing protein, giving the protein MYWTLELVSYLEDAPWPATKDELIDFSIRSGAPNEVIENLSELEDDGQPYENIEEIWPDYPTKEDFFFNEDEY
- a CDS encoding copper homeostasis protein CutC, whose translation is MGKKLEICCYSVLSCTYAERGGADRIELCAGRPEGGTTPSWGTVKSALEAVNIPIYVMIRLRGGDFCFNAYERAAMLEDIYSLKRLKPGGFVIGALKPNGTIDWEVIDEQLEAIGDFPVTFHRAFDMCINPEEALEGLVERGVQNILTSGLHQHAIEGLIELRRFVDLAAGRINIMAGSGVKPGNILQIAVTGAHAFHFSATEILQSPMSFRNPRINMGAKVDEFLLYEADLEQIKHAKSLIETI
- the porT gene encoding type IX secretion/gliding motility protein PorT/SprT — encoded protein: MCLCLLSLGWASAQVKTKHQPNYDAKPLRFGYYIGFGSTHYITKYRSSFIQQADGTSQAIYAINSPNTTAIRAGAMINYYINDYFDLRFSPLNITIQKREINYIKGDNDQYQKDEQVDKAWLEVPVHLKYKSERRLNTRMYVFGGTRWAFETNTVGRKGSKRSVFNSSLRTNDLMLEYGAGLEIFRPYFKVTPELHFSHGLFNMIRKNNSVAYLQDVKSLRTHTVSLIILFQ
- the ubiE gene encoding bifunctional demethylmenaquinone methyltransferase/2-methoxy-6-polyprenyl-1,4-benzoquinol methylase UbiE, encoding MSEVLPYKEAPGSKKEQVTTMFDNVAGKYDLLNRILSGGIDIYWRKKALSMLKGGNNQLILDIATGTGDLAIEANKILKPEKIIGVDISQGMLDAGRVKIQKLGLEEKIELQLGDSEKLLFPDNTFDTVIVSFGVRNFENLLKGLTDMNRVLKPGGTCMVVEFSKPRNYLFKQAYWFYSTKILPLIGRLVSKDSSAYTYLPESVKAFPDGEDFLKVYREAGFRDVKAIPLTFGICSVYLGKK
- a CDS encoding quinone-dependent dihydroorotate dehydrogenase, translated to MYKHLIFPILSKFDPEFIHYFTMGCLRTIYRLPGGKAILRLLFDYSHPSLETEFAGIKFKNPVGLAAGFDKNGRWIDELATLGFGFVEVGTVTPKAQDGNPKPRLFRLKPDQALINRMGFNNDGIDALVENLKKRKSSIVVGGNLGKNKITDNSLAVRDYLITFKALRNWVDYFVVNVSSPNTPGLRELQEKGPLLEILNALQKENGPNGKPIFLKIAPDLSYEQLDDIIEIIQESGIAGIIATNTTLSRANLKSKNVEEIGAGGLSGKPLKERSTEVIRYIKGKSEIPVIGVGGIHTPEDAEEKFSAGASLIQVYSGFIYEGPGLIKRINKSLVR
- a CDS encoding trimeric intracellular cation channel family protein, which encodes MPEIDLLKIINVLGTFAFAISGATMAMSKKLDAFGVLVIAFVTSIGGGTLRDILIGNLPVGWLSSDFILLIILITSLLTLFFYKYLNKLSTTLFLFDALGIGLFTIAGAEIAEAKGFNIPICITLGTITACFGGVLRDVLLNHVPLIFRKELYATACIIGAAVYFFNKKLGLNSELNTFICIGIIVALRIWAVRYKIYLPSITIPDQEED
- a CDS encoding transposase: MSKHRKTWSLEEKEKIVLHSIQHGVSYSSREFGVSTVSIYNWKEKFEKLGKSGLEAGAMTDAERELKQLRRENEALKRIVAEKELAIQIKDSLLKKSQSLKK